One stretch of Cellulomonas wangsupingiae DNA includes these proteins:
- the pheT gene encoding phenylalanine--tRNA ligase subunit beta: MPRIPLTWLGEHVELPAGLTAEQLAADLVRVGLEEEAIHTSGVTGPLVVGQVVDLTPEQQKNGKTINWCHVDVGAHNVLDDAGQPTVPRGIVCGAHNFGVGDRVVVALPGAVLPGPFPIASRKTYGHVSDGMICSARELGLGEDHAGIMVLSRLGYGEDVTAPGTDALRLLGLADEVLEINVTPDRGYCFAMRGVAREYAHATGARFTDPGLATGDVERERPAGFAVEIDDEGVDGVAGCDRFVAQVVRGVRASGPSPAWMQQRLTQAGMRPISLAVDVTNYVMLDLGQPMHAYDLGTLTAPVVVRRARVGERATTLDDVERTLDPQDLLITDSTGGRAARVLGVAGVMGGADSEVGEATTDLLLEAAHFDPVTVARSSRRHRLTSEASKRFERGVDPRLPRVAVARAAALLVEHGGGTVDEALTDVDRTSAPAPVAFDPAQAARLVGVPYTDDEVRDTLTEIGCTVDGTGSPWQVHVPTWRPDLTAGVDLVEEVARLRGYDAIPSVVPHAPTGRGLTPGQRARRAIADSLASDGLVEVLSYPFVAAGQLDALGLPAADDRRRALRLVNPLADGQPLMRTDLLVTLLDTARRNVARGNVDLGIYEMGLVTLPDEGAAPAPRLPGGVRPGDDELAALERAVPAQPLHVAGVLTGLAEPAGPGRAGRRADLDDALGYALRVARLVGVEPRVSADRGRAPFHPGRCARLTAPSGAVVGHAGELHPKVVAALDLPARTVAFELDLTALLAAAPAEPVTAVPVSTFPVAKEDVALVVADDVPASDVLAAVRAGAVQSPAGDVLEDVHLFDVYTGDQVGTGRKSLAFALRLRAADRTLTAAETAAVREAVVAEAHARVGATLRA, translated from the coding sequence ATGCCCCGTATCCCGCTGACCTGGCTCGGCGAGCACGTCGAGCTGCCCGCCGGCCTCACGGCCGAGCAGCTGGCCGCCGATCTCGTGCGCGTCGGGCTCGAGGAGGAGGCGATCCACACCTCGGGCGTCACCGGCCCGCTCGTCGTGGGTCAGGTCGTCGACCTGACGCCCGAGCAGCAGAAGAACGGCAAGACGATCAACTGGTGCCACGTCGACGTGGGCGCCCACAACGTGCTCGACGACGCGGGGCAGCCCACGGTGCCGCGCGGCATCGTGTGCGGCGCGCACAACTTCGGTGTCGGCGACCGGGTCGTCGTCGCGCTGCCGGGCGCCGTGCTGCCCGGGCCGTTCCCCATCGCGTCCCGCAAGACGTACGGGCACGTGTCCGACGGCATGATCTGCTCGGCGCGCGAGCTGGGCCTCGGCGAGGACCACGCCGGCATCATGGTGCTGTCGCGCCTCGGCTACGGCGAGGACGTCACGGCCCCGGGCACCGACGCGCTGCGTCTGCTCGGCCTGGCCGACGAGGTCCTCGAGATCAACGTGACACCCGACCGCGGGTACTGCTTCGCGATGCGCGGGGTCGCCCGCGAGTACGCCCACGCCACCGGCGCGCGGTTCACCGACCCGGGCCTGGCGACTGGCGACGTCGAGCGCGAGCGTCCCGCCGGCTTCGCGGTCGAGATCGACGACGAGGGCGTGGACGGGGTCGCGGGCTGCGACCGCTTCGTCGCGCAGGTGGTGCGCGGCGTGCGCGCGTCCGGGCCGTCCCCGGCGTGGATGCAGCAGCGGCTCACGCAGGCGGGCATGCGCCCGATCAGCCTCGCGGTCGACGTGACGAACTACGTCATGCTCGACCTCGGGCAGCCGATGCACGCCTACGACCTGGGGACGCTCACGGCGCCCGTGGTCGTGCGGCGCGCGCGGGTGGGGGAGCGCGCGACGACGCTCGACGACGTCGAGCGCACGCTCGACCCGCAGGACCTGCTCATCACCGACTCGACGGGGGGCCGCGCGGCGCGCGTGCTCGGGGTCGCCGGCGTCATGGGTGGCGCGGACTCCGAGGTCGGTGAGGCGACGACCGACCTGCTGCTGGAGGCCGCGCACTTCGACCCCGTCACGGTCGCGCGCTCCTCGCGCCGGCACCGGCTGACCTCGGAGGCGTCCAAGCGGTTCGAGCGCGGCGTCGACCCGCGGCTGCCGCGCGTCGCGGTCGCGCGCGCGGCCGCGCTGCTCGTCGAGCACGGCGGCGGCACGGTCGACGAGGCCCTCACGGACGTCGACCGCACGTCGGCGCCCGCGCCGGTCGCGTTCGACCCCGCGCAGGCGGCACGCCTGGTCGGCGTGCCGTACACCGACGACGAGGTGCGGGACACGCTCACCGAGATCGGCTGCACGGTCGACGGCACCGGGAGCCCGTGGCAGGTGCACGTCCCGACGTGGCGTCCCGACCTGACGGCGGGTGTCGACCTGGTGGAGGAGGTGGCCCGGCTGCGCGGGTACGACGCGATCCCGTCGGTCGTGCCGCACGCGCCCACCGGGCGCGGACTGACGCCGGGCCAGCGTGCCCGCCGCGCGATCGCCGACTCGCTCGCGTCGGACGGTCTCGTCGAGGTGCTCAGCTACCCGTTCGTCGCAGCAGGGCAGCTCGACGCCCTCGGCCTTCCCGCCGCCGACGACCGCAGGCGTGCCCTGCGTCTGGTCAACCCGCTCGCCGACGGTCAGCCGCTCATGCGCACGGACCTGCTGGTGACGCTGCTGGACACCGCGCGGCGCAACGTCGCGCGCGGCAACGTCGACCTGGGCATCTACGAGATGGGGCTCGTCACCCTGCCGGACGAGGGTGCCGCACCGGCTCCGCGCCTGCCCGGGGGTGTACGCCCGGGCGACGACGAGCTCGCCGCGCTCGAGCGCGCCGTGCCGGCGCAGCCGCTGCACGTGGCCGGTGTGCTGACCGGCCTGGCCGAGCCGGCAGGACCGGGCAGGGCCGGACGCAGAGCTGATCTCGACGACGCGCTCGGATACGCGCTGCGTGTCGCGCGCCTCGTCGGCGTCGAGCCGCGCGTGAGCGCCGACCGGGGGCGTGCACCGTTCCACCCGGGCCGGTGCGCGCGGCTGACCGCGCCCTCGGGCGCGGTCGTCGGGCACGCGGGCGAGCTCCACCCCAAGGTCGTCGCGGCGCTCGACCTGCCGGCACGGACCGTGGCCTTCGAGCTCGACCTGACGGCGCTGCTCGCCGCAGCACCGGCCGAGCCCGTCACCGCGGTGCCGGTGTCGACGTTCCCCGTCGCCAAGGAGGACGTGGCGCTCGTGGTGGCCGACGACGTGCCGGCCTCCGACGTGCTCGCGGCGGTGCGGGCGGGAGCGGTGCAGAGCCCTGCCGGTGACGTCCTGGAGGACGTGCACCTGTTCGACGTGTACACCGGCGACCAGGTGGGGACCGGACGCAAGTCGCTCGCGTTCGCGCTACGGCTGCGCGCCGCCGACCGGACGCTGACGGCCGCCGAGACCGCCGCCGTGCGGGAGGCGGTCGTGGCCGAGGCGCACGCTCGGGTCGGGGCCACGCTGCGCGCCTGA